AAAATACTACATCAGGTTGGGATTTCATTTGACCATAGATGATTGAACCGCAGTTTGCACAAAAATGGCGATAAGCAGGACTGCCGCTATCACCTGTACATTCATAGATCTTAAGTTCGGTTCCTTCTAATTGCAAATCTGATTTCTTGACTCCTATCACAAATGAAAATGCGGAACCCGAAGATTTCTGACAAGCTTTACAATGACACAATGCAGAAAACAATGGGTCAGATTTGAGTTGAAAACTTATCTGGCCACATAAGCAAGAGCCCTTCATATCCATTATAAATCTCCTCATTCTACTATTTATTATAACCTTTTAACTTTCAATCAGCTTTTAGAGAACCT
This Chitinispirillum alkaliphilum DNA region includes the following protein-coding sequences:
- a CDS encoding aldehyde-activating protein, with the protein product MDMKGSCLCGQISFQLKSDPLFSALCHCKACQKSSGSAFSFVIGVKKSDLQLEGTELKIYECTGDSGSPAYRHFCANCGSIIYGQMKSQPDVVFLRAGLLDDLSGIKPKMNVYWRDHLPWLSDLTGIHSFDLMPG